One bacterium DNA segment encodes these proteins:
- the bamA gene encoding outer membrane protein assembly factor BamA, with amino-acid sequence MLRRVMALRLLLFTAALALGSSPAWGQRFTVDSLRVSGERSVPAERIALEFGVAKGDTLEREALAEAVRRLQRSRRFAQIEVLATPAGPGGAWLELRVREHPRVTALRWEGLDHVEQKDLEGAIRLTQGSYLRPYLLEEAKTAILAHCQEKGYHAAAVVGAVTESDGAATVTFTLSEGEKTKLSDLRFEGNRYFSAGDLRDVVGSKPKRLFIPWSWGNANAYQPDSIAVDVARLTEAYNQAGFLDAKVVETRREFTPKKDDVTITYRIEEGERYRFGDLRWRGNSALGDSALAAVLPFQAGSPFDGWALDRAVAGISAALYDQGYLYNQVRPQRQLQELRVDLTLEIVEGPLARVREIVVAGNDRTLDKVIRREIKIFPGDLFSREKVIRSHRDIFMLRFFDDVQFEPRSDPATGEVDLVYKVVERSTGNFGAGITYSEATSVTGFVQVGADNFRGRGQQISFQWEFGSRVNLFNVGFTEPWFRDRPITLSGNVYRSRSELYRDYYKNEKLGFSLGAGRPFPWLEYSRMSATYRLESIRLFDFSPAYLDAGGPLAARDWPEVESSMTFSFWRDSTDSPFLPRLGTRSRFSAQYAGGVLGGNLDYQRYLVNYTWYQRALGPLVLRFHQTLGLVDGLEHPGQVPDQERFRLGGNRTNPLRGYEDSSVVPYGNSAFLGGRAMTTGTVELVLGVGNNVQIVAPFFDFGGTWNSLAEADFTTLKRSLGFGARVEIPLMGVLGFDWGYPGDPAAGEDRGRFHFKMGTDF; translated from the coding sequence ATGCTGCGACGAGTCATGGCGCTCCGCCTGCTCCTCTTCACGGCGGCGCTCGCGCTGGGGTCGAGCCCGGCCTGGGGGCAGCGGTTCACCGTCGACTCGCTGCGCGTCAGCGGCGAGCGCAGCGTTCCCGCCGAGCGGATCGCCCTCGAGTTCGGAGTGGCGAAGGGCGACACCCTCGAACGGGAGGCGCTGGCCGAGGCCGTCCGCCGACTGCAGCGCAGCCGGCGTTTCGCGCAGATCGAGGTGCTCGCCACGCCCGCCGGGCCCGGGGGTGCGTGGCTGGAGTTGCGCGTCCGGGAGCACCCGCGGGTCACGGCCCTGCGCTGGGAGGGCCTGGACCACGTCGAGCAGAAGGACCTCGAAGGGGCGATCCGCCTCACCCAGGGCAGCTACCTGCGGCCCTACCTGCTCGAGGAGGCGAAGACCGCCATCCTCGCCCACTGCCAGGAGAAGGGCTACCACGCCGCGGCAGTCGTCGGCGCGGTGACGGAGAGCGATGGCGCCGCCACCGTGACCTTCACGCTCAGCGAGGGCGAGAAGACGAAGCTCAGCGACCTCCGCTTCGAAGGCAACCGCTACTTCTCCGCCGGCGATCTGCGGGATGTCGTCGGCAGCAAGCCCAAGCGACTCTTCATCCCCTGGAGTTGGGGGAACGCGAACGCCTACCAGCCGGACAGCATCGCCGTCGATGTCGCCCGGCTGACCGAGGCCTACAACCAGGCGGGCTTCCTGGATGCGAAGGTGGTGGAGACGCGGCGCGAGTTCACGCCGAAGAAGGACGACGTCACGATCACCTATCGCATCGAGGAAGGCGAGCGCTACCGCTTCGGCGACCTGCGCTGGCGCGGCAACAGCGCCCTCGGCGACTCGGCGCTCGCTGCCGTCCTGCCCTTCCAGGCGGGCAGCCCCTTCGACGGCTGGGCGCTCGACCGCGCCGTCGCCGGCATCTCGGCCGCCCTCTACGACCAGGGCTACCTCTACAACCAGGTGCGCCCCCAGCGGCAGTTGCAGGAGCTGCGCGTCGACCTCACCCTCGAGATCGTCGAAGGGCCGCTGGCGCGCGTGCGGGAGATCGTCGTCGCCGGTAACGACCGCACGCTGGACAAGGTGATCCGGCGCGAGATCAAGATCTTCCCGGGCGATCTCTTCAGCCGCGAGAAGGTGATCCGCAGCCATCGGGACATCTTCATGCTGCGCTTCTTCGACGACGTCCAGTTCGAGCCGCGCAGCGACCCGGCGACCGGCGAGGTGGACCTGGTCTACAAGGTGGTCGAGCGCTCGACGGGCAATTTCGGCGCCGGCATCACCTACAGCGAGGCGACCAGCGTGACGGGCTTCGTGCAGGTGGGCGCCGACAACTTCCGCGGCCGCGGCCAGCAGATCAGCTTCCAGTGGGAGTTCGGCAGTCGGGTGAACCTGTTCAACGTCGGTTTCACGGAGCCCTGGTTCCGCGACCGGCCGATCACCCTGAGCGGCAACGTCTACCGCAGCCGCAGCGAGCTCTACCGCGACTACTACAAGAACGAGAAGCTGGGTTTCTCGCTGGGCGCGGGGCGGCCCTTCCCCTGGCTGGAGTATTCGCGGATGAGCGCGACCTACCGGTTGGAGAGCATTCGCCTCTTCGACTTCAGCCCGGCCTACCTCGATGCCGGCGGCCCGCTGGCCGCGCGCGACTGGCCCGAGGTCGAGAGCAGCATGACCTTCAGCTTCTGGCGGGACTCCACCGACAGCCCCTTCCTGCCGCGCCTGGGCACGCGCTCTCGCTTCAGCGCCCAGTACGCGGGGGGCGTCCTGGGCGGCAACCTCGACTACCAGCGCTACCTCGTGAACTACACCTGGTACCAGCGCGCCCTGGGCCCCCTCGTCCTGCGCTTCCACCAGACCCTGGGCCTCGTGGACGGCCTCGAGCACCCGGGCCAGGTGCCCGATCAGGAGCGCTTCCGCCTGGGCGGCAACCGCACGAATCCCCTGCGCGGATACGAGGACTCCTCGGTGGTGCCCTACGGCAACAGCGCCTTCCTCGGCGGCCGGGCGATGACGACGGGCACCGTCGAGCTGGTGCTCGGCGTGGGCAACAACGTCCAGATCGTGGCGCCCTTCTTCGACTTCGGCGGCACCTGGAATTCGCTGGCCGAGGCCGATTTCACGACGCTGAAGCGCTCGCTGGGCTTCGGCGCCCGCGTCGAGATACCGCTGATGGGGGTGCTCGGCTTCGACTGGGGCTACCCGGGGGATCCGGCGGCCGGCGAGGACCGCGGCCGCTTCCACTTCAAGATGGGAACCGATTTCTAG
- a CDS encoding OmpH family outer membrane protein: MRRLSALCLACLLAALPGAARSADLKVGVLDVQGLFQNYEGYAEALKIFNKDLEAWQAQKKQMLDELLAARENFSVQRLMMTPETQQERQAEIAQMEGELYQFEQEKFGPEGEAARRNMELSEPIYEKIRQAVKQIAEEDGYDLVFDVNGVLVYWRPEISLDARVAAVINAKG, from the coding sequence ATGCGCCGTCTGTCCGCGCTCTGCCTCGCCTGCCTCCTGGCCGCCCTGCCGGGCGCCGCCCGGAGCGCCGATCTCAAGGTGGGCGTCCTGGACGTCCAGGGCCTGTTCCAGAACTACGAGGGCTACGCCGAGGCACTGAAGATCTTCAACAAGGACCTCGAGGCCTGGCAGGCTCAGAAGAAGCAGATGCTCGACGAGCTGCTCGCCGCGCGCGAGAACTTCTCCGTGCAGCGTCTGATGATGACGCCCGAGACCCAGCAGGAGCGCCAGGCGGAGATCGCCCAGATGGAGGGCGAACTCTACCAGTTCGAGCAGGAGAAGTTCGGCCCGGAGGGCGAGGCGGCCCGGCGCAACATGGAGCTGAGCGAGCCGATCTACGAGAAGATCCGCCAGGCGGTCAAGCAGATCGCCGAGGAGGACGGCTACGATCTGGTCTTCGACGTCAACGGTGTGCTAGTGTACTGGCGCCCCGAGATCAGTCTGGACGCCCGGGTCGCCGCGGTCATCAATGCCAAAGGCTGA
- a CDS encoding ATP-dependent Clp protease ATP-binding subunit, translated as MNDRFTERVRKVLFLARDEASRLQHEYIGTEHLLLGIVREGEGIAAKVLKKMGLDFEQIRLAVEKLVAATGGTVTIGEIPFTPRAKTVLELSVEEARLLGHNYVGTEHLLLGLIREGEGVAARVLLDLGADRKKVREEILKLLGASGGQRKSPRREKSETPALDQFGRDLTQYAAEGKLDPVIGRDKEIERVIQVLCRRKKNNPVLIGEPGVGKTAIAEGLAQHIVENKVPKILKDKRICTLDLASVVAGTKYRGQFEERLKSVINEIRESSDVIIFIDELHTIVGAGGAEGAIDASNMLKPALARGEMQCIGATTLDEYRKHIEKDGALERRFQMVLVNPPSEDETIAIIRGLRDKYEAHHKATFTDEAIVQSVRLAQRYINNRFLPDKAFDVIDEAGARARLAVSAIPKELVEMERQVERLEQEKESAIQSQEFESAARLRDKEKELRARLESLRIEVEENVSEERAVVDVEDICKVISEMTGIPVTSVEEREGEKLLRMEEVLAERVVGQAEAVAAIATAIRRNRAGLRDPRRPIGSFLFLGPTGVGKTHLARQLARFLFDSEDQLLRIDMSEYMEKFAVSRLIGAPPGYVGYDEGGYLTEKVRRKPYSVILLDEIEKAHPDVFNILLQILEDGQLTDSFGRTVDFKNTVVLMTSNLGVRQLKESKTMGFLSLRSDVGEHQDMARKIMEEVKRVLSPEFLNRIDDMVVFHSLGRPEMSRILEILVGDLQARLAEQGFSFLLDDAAKDLLIDRGFDPSLGARPLRRALQRYLENPLAEQILSGKLRRNRPVVVGVLEGELRFSQGDAKGGRPQPAPADPAPTRAD; from the coding sequence ATGAACGACCGGTTCACCGAGCGGGTCCGCAAGGTGCTCTTCCTCGCCCGGGACGAGGCCAGCCGCCTCCAGCACGAGTACATCGGCACGGAGCACCTGCTGCTGGGCATCGTCCGCGAGGGCGAGGGCATCGCGGCGAAGGTGCTCAAGAAGATGGGCCTGGACTTCGAGCAGATCCGCCTCGCCGTGGAGAAGCTGGTCGCCGCGACCGGCGGTACGGTGACGATCGGCGAGATCCCCTTCACCCCGCGCGCCAAGACCGTGCTGGAGCTGTCCGTCGAAGAGGCGCGCTTGCTCGGCCACAACTACGTCGGCACCGAGCACCTGCTGCTCGGCCTCATTCGCGAGGGCGAGGGTGTCGCCGCCCGCGTGCTGCTGGACCTGGGCGCCGACCGCAAGAAGGTGCGCGAGGAGATCCTCAAGCTGCTCGGCGCCAGCGGCGGCCAGCGCAAGAGCCCGCGCCGCGAGAAGAGCGAGACGCCCGCGCTCGATCAGTTCGGGCGCGACCTGACGCAATACGCCGCCGAAGGCAAGCTGGACCCGGTGATCGGCCGCGACAAGGAGATCGAGCGCGTCATCCAGGTGCTCTGCCGCCGCAAGAAGAACAACCCCGTGCTCATCGGCGAGCCCGGCGTCGGCAAGACGGCCATCGCCGAAGGGCTGGCGCAGCACATCGTCGAGAACAAGGTGCCCAAGATCCTCAAGGACAAGCGCATCTGCACGCTCGACCTGGCGAGCGTGGTCGCCGGCACCAAGTACCGCGGCCAGTTCGAGGAGCGGCTCAAGAGCGTGATCAACGAGATCCGCGAATCGAGCGACGTCATCATCTTCATCGACGAACTGCACACGATCGTCGGCGCGGGCGGCGCCGAGGGCGCCATCGACGCCTCGAACATGCTCAAGCCGGCCCTCGCCCGGGGCGAGATGCAGTGCATCGGCGCCACGACGCTCGACGAGTACCGCAAGCACATCGAGAAGGACGGCGCGCTGGAGCGCCGCTTCCAGATGGTCCTCGTCAATCCGCCCTCGGAGGACGAGACGATCGCGATCATTCGCGGGCTGCGCGACAAGTACGAAGCCCACCACAAGGCCACCTTCACGGACGAGGCGATCGTGCAGTCCGTGCGACTCGCTCAGCGCTACATCAACAACCGCTTCCTGCCGGACAAGGCCTTCGACGTCATCGACGAGGCCGGCGCCCGGGCGCGCCTGGCCGTGAGCGCCATCCCCAAGGAGTTGGTGGAGATGGAGCGCCAGGTCGAGCGGCTCGAGCAGGAGAAGGAGAGCGCCATCCAGAGCCAGGAGTTCGAGAGCGCCGCTCGCCTGCGCGACAAGGAGAAGGAGCTGCGCGCCCGCCTCGAGAGCCTGCGCATCGAGGTCGAGGAGAACGTCAGCGAGGAGCGGGCGGTCGTCGATGTCGAGGACATCTGCAAGGTGATCAGCGAGATGACGGGGATTCCCGTCACCAGCGTCGAGGAGCGCGAGGGCGAGAAGCTGCTGCGCATGGAGGAGGTGCTCGCCGAGCGCGTGGTCGGCCAGGCGGAGGCGGTGGCCGCGATCGCGACGGCGATCCGCCGCAACCGGGCCGGCCTGCGCGATCCGCGGCGGCCGATCGGCTCCTTCCTCTTCCTCGGCCCGACGGGCGTCGGCAAGACGCATCTCGCCCGCCAGCTCGCGCGCTTCCTCTTCGACTCGGAGGATCAGCTCCTGCGCATCGACATGTCCGAGTACATGGAGAAGTTCGCGGTCAGTCGCCTGATCGGCGCGCCGCCCGGCTACGTCGGCTACGACGAGGGCGGCTACCTCACCGAGAAGGTGCGCCGCAAGCCCTACTCGGTGATCCTGCTCGACGAGATCGAGAAGGCGCACCCGGACGTCTTCAACATCCTCTTGCAGATCCTCGAGGACGGTCAGCTCACGGACAGCTTCGGCCGCACGGTGGACTTCAAGAACACCGTCGTCCTGATGACGAGCAACCTCGGCGTGCGCCAGCTCAAGGAGAGCAAGACGATGGGCTTCCTCTCGCTGCGCAGCGACGTGGGCGAGCACCAGGACATGGCGCGCAAGATCATGGAGGAGGTCAAGCGGGTCCTCAGCCCCGAGTTCCTCAACCGCATCGACGACATGGTCGTCTTCCACAGCCTCGGCCGGCCGGAGATGAGCCGCATCCTCGAGATCCTGGTCGGGGACCTGCAGGCACGCCTCGCCGAGCAGGGCTTCAGCTTCCTGCTCGACGACGCGGCGAAGGATCTGCTGATCGACCGCGGTTTCGACCCCAGCCTCGGCGCGCGACCCCTGCGGCGGGCGCTGCAGCGCTATCTGGAGAACCCGCTCGCCGAGCAGATCCTCTCCGGCAAGCTGCGCCGCAACCGGCCGGTAGTCGTCGGCGTTCTCGAAGGGGAACTGCGTTTCTCGCAGGGGGATGCGAAAGGCGGTCGGCCGCAGCCGGCGCCCGCGGACCCGGCGCCCACGCGCGCCGACTGA
- a CDS encoding ABC transporter ATP-binding protein, whose protein sequence is MPELLRAEGLARSFVTAHRRVEVLRDCSLSLAAGETLAIQGTSGSGKSTLLHILGTLDRPDAGRLSFAGRDLLSASARAASDFRRRELGFIFQFHHLLPEFSALENVALPALIGGARRAAASARASELLAQVGLGARSEHRPGELSGGEQQRVAVARALIARPRLVLADEPTGNLDAGTGLEVATLLFALCAEAGAGLLLVTHDQALALRAARRLRLADGRLSPD, encoded by the coding sequence GTGCCTGAACTGCTCCGCGCCGAGGGCCTGGCCCGCAGCTTCGTGACGGCGCACCGCCGCGTGGAGGTCCTGCGCGACTGCAGCCTGAGCCTCGCGGCCGGCGAGACCCTCGCGATCCAGGGCACGAGCGGCAGCGGCAAGAGCACGCTGCTGCACATCCTGGGCACGCTCGACCGGCCGGATGCCGGTCGCCTCTCCTTCGCCGGTCGCGATCTCCTGAGCGCCAGCGCGAGGGCCGCGAGCGACTTCCGCCGGCGCGAACTGGGCTTCATCTTCCAGTTCCACCATCTGCTGCCCGAGTTCTCGGCGCTGGAGAACGTCGCGCTGCCCGCCCTGATCGGCGGCGCGCGCCGGGCTGCGGCCAGCGCGCGAGCGAGCGAGCTGCTGGCCCAGGTCGGGCTCGGCGCCCGCAGCGAGCACCGCCCCGGCGAGCTCTCTGGCGGCGAGCAGCAGCGCGTGGCCGTCGCCCGCGCCCTGATCGCGCGCCCGCGACTCGTCCTCGCCGACGAGCCGACCGGCAATCTCGACGCCGGTACCGGCCTGGAAGTGGCCACACTGCTCTTCGCATTGTGCGCAGAGGCGGGTGCGGGCCTGCTGCTCGTCACGCACGACCAAGCGCTGGCGCTGCGCGCGGCGCGCCGCCTGCGTCTCGCGGACGGACGCCTCAGCCCGGACTAG
- the lpxD gene encoding UDP-3-O-(3-hydroxymyristoyl)glucosamine N-acyltransferase has product MPKADARRRAVLTYEPRGADSARRLSLRAIAEALGGDCEGDPDLLITGIAGIREAEPGQISFLANGRYLGYVKATQASALIVGRQTEVNGLPAVRVDDPYLCFLKAIQLFSQPLRGTFPPGVSDLARVAASARLGAGCHVGDFVHIGEDCVIGERVVLMPGAVVLARVAIGEDSLIFPNVTVREDSQLGRRVIVHAGAVVGSDGFGYAWDGTAHRKIPQIGRVEIGDDVELGANVCIDRATTGVTRIEAGCKIDNLVQIAHNVRIGRNSIVVAQVGISGSTRVGENVKIAGQAGIIGHIEIGDRAQVGEKAGVTKSVEAGTAVSGYPARPHDQAMRLQAVLARLPELARRVRELEEELGRLRAELAERREPRP; this is encoded by the coding sequence ATGCCAAAGGCTGACGCCCGGAGGAGGGCGGTCTTGACCTACGAGCCCAGGGGAGCCGACAGTGCCCGCCGTCTCAGCCTGCGCGCCATCGCCGAGGCCCTCGGCGGGGACTGCGAGGGCGATCCCGATCTGCTCATCACCGGGATCGCGGGCATTCGCGAGGCCGAGCCGGGGCAGATCAGCTTCCTCGCCAACGGCCGCTATCTGGGCTACGTCAAGGCCACCCAGGCGAGTGCGCTCATCGTCGGGCGCCAGACCGAGGTGAACGGCCTGCCGGCCGTGCGCGTGGACGATCCCTACCTCTGCTTCCTGAAGGCGATCCAGCTCTTCTCGCAACCCCTGCGGGGCACCTTCCCACCCGGCGTCAGCGACCTGGCGCGCGTGGCGGCCAGCGCACGCCTGGGGGCGGGCTGTCACGTGGGCGACTTCGTCCACATCGGCGAGGACTGCGTGATCGGCGAGCGCGTCGTGCTGATGCCGGGCGCCGTCGTGCTCGCCCGCGTGGCGATCGGCGAGGACAGTCTCATCTTCCCGAACGTCACCGTTCGCGAGGACAGCCAGCTCGGCCGTCGCGTGATCGTGCACGCCGGGGCCGTGGTCGGCTCCGACGGCTTCGGCTACGCCTGGGACGGCACGGCGCACCGGAAGATCCCGCAGATCGGCCGGGTCGAGATCGGCGACGACGTCGAGCTGGGCGCCAACGTCTGCATCGATCGCGCGACCACCGGCGTCACGCGCATCGAGGCGGGCTGCAAGATCGACAACCTCGTGCAGATCGCGCACAACGTGCGCATCGGCCGCAACAGCATCGTCGTCGCCCAGGTCGGCATCTCGGGCAGCACGCGGGTGGGCGAGAACGTCAAGATCGCCGGGCAGGCGGGCATCATCGGCCACATCGAGATCGGCGATCGCGCCCAGGTCGGCGAAAAGGCGGGCGTCACGAAGTCGGTCGAGGCGGGCACGGCCGTCTCCGGCTATCCGGCGCGCCCGCACGACCAGGCGATGCGGTTGCAGGCGGTCCTGGCCCGCCTGCCGGAGCTCGCGCGCCGCGTGCGCGAGCTGGAAGAAGAGCTCGGGCGCCTCCGCGCGGAGCTCGCCGAGCGACGGGAGCCGCGGCCTTGA
- a CDS encoding bifunctional UDP-3-O-[3-hydroxymyristoyl] N-acetylglucosamine deacetylase/3-hydroxyacyl-ACP dehydratase — translation MIRQQRTLARELVYAGIGLHTGNPVRMRFLPAPPNTGIVFRRIDLAPPVEFPVHVDFSPAVSEAFRNTTLTRDGHSIHTVEHVLATLTGLGVDNVIVELDSNEPAEPPTGSCEDYVRRIKEAGIVGQGAPVRYFEVKQPISLVENEIELLALPYDGFRISFTIKYDEPVLGTQYASFDITPQIFEEELAAARTFVLWDDVERLRAQGLIKGGTMDNAIVVGAQGIMNETPLRFPNEFVRHKILDLLGDLTLVGQPIKGHIISHRSGHMSNGKFARLLASAAARADRTYIGDAPLAWNIRDIMRIMPHRYPFLLVDRLVEMVDGERVVGIKNVTINEPFFNGHFPDHPIFPAVLILEAMAQTGGILLLSTVDNPTGKLVYFLGIDGARFRRPVLPGDQLRFELTMLRLRKSGCKMRGEAFVDGQLVAEAELMAQVIPR, via the coding sequence TTGATCCGCCAGCAGCGCACGCTCGCCCGCGAGCTCGTCTACGCCGGCATCGGACTGCACACCGGCAACCCCGTGCGCATGCGCTTCCTGCCGGCGCCGCCGAACACCGGCATCGTCTTCCGGCGCATCGACCTGGCGCCGCCCGTCGAGTTCCCCGTGCACGTCGACTTCTCGCCGGCCGTGAGCGAGGCCTTCCGCAACACAACGCTGACGCGCGACGGGCACAGCATCCACACGGTGGAACACGTGCTCGCCACGCTGACCGGTCTGGGCGTCGACAACGTGATCGTCGAGCTCGACAGCAACGAGCCGGCCGAGCCGCCGACCGGCAGCTGCGAGGACTACGTGCGCCGGATCAAGGAGGCGGGCATCGTCGGCCAGGGCGCGCCGGTCCGCTACTTCGAGGTCAAGCAGCCGATCAGCCTGGTGGAGAACGAGATCGAGCTGCTCGCGCTGCCCTATGACGGTTTTCGCATCAGCTTCACGATCAAGTACGACGAGCCGGTGCTGGGCACCCAGTACGCCTCCTTCGATATCACGCCCCAGATCTTCGAGGAGGAGCTCGCCGCTGCGCGCACCTTCGTGCTCTGGGACGACGTCGAGCGCCTGCGCGCCCAGGGTCTGATCAAGGGTGGCACGATGGACAACGCCATCGTCGTCGGCGCGCAGGGGATCATGAACGAGACCCCCTTGCGCTTCCCCAACGAGTTCGTCCGCCACAAGATCCTCGATCTCCTGGGCGACCTCACGCTCGTCGGGCAGCCGATCAAGGGGCACATCATCAGCCACCGCAGCGGGCACATGTCCAACGGCAAGTTCGCCCGCCTGCTCGCGAGCGCGGCGGCGCGGGCCGACCGCACCTACATCGGCGACGCCCCGCTGGCGTGGAACATCCGCGACATCATGCGGATCATGCCGCACCGCTACCCGTTCCTGCTCGTCGACCGCCTGGTCGAGATGGTCGATGGGGAGCGGGTGGTCGGCATCAAGAACGTCACGATCAACGAACCCTTCTTCAACGGCCACTTCCCCGACCATCCGATCTTCCCGGCGGTCCTGATCCTGGAGGCGATGGCGCAGACGGGCGGCATCCTGCTGCTGTCGACGGTGGACAATCCCACCGGCAAGCTCGTGTACTTCCTCGGCATCGACGGCGCGCGCTTCCGGCGCCCGGTGCTGCCGGGGGACCAGCTGCGCTTCGAGTTGACGATGCTGCGGCTGCGCAAGAGCGGCTGCAAGATGCGCGGCGAGGCCTTCGTGGATGGCCAGCTCGTCGCGGAGGCGGAACTGATGGCCCAGGTCATCCCCCGGTGA